From Taeniopygia guttata chromosome 3, bTaeGut7.mat, whole genome shotgun sequence:
atgggggggggggggggtgtaaTTATAGGAATTATATacataaattaagaaaataagcTAACCATGTCAAACATAAAACAGGCAGATTTAGTTCACTAGAATTCTAACTTTCATTAGGCACAAATCCTTCAGTGCAAAAGGCCAAACACAGTTGTTACACAAAAATGCCACATACCATATCATGCAGTACTCTAACACAATTAAACCTGTCCTTGATACCATATATCTCATTCTCAGTAAATAATTAAAGGAATAATTcaggaaattattaaaataccagtttaattttaaaagcaaatatagTGTCACAATACTTTTtgtttagaaaaacaaaactataaaaTTGTCTAGGCATGAAAATAAATCTCTGCTGAAAATTAATTGGAATTCAGGTTAATCCACCACTTAGGTACCTTCTCCAATGTTCAGCCTGCAGGTCTGTATTAATTCAAGGCTCACTTCAGAAGTCAGGATTGTAAACTGAGGAAAAACCCCTCCTCTACTGTTTACACACTGAGCAGCATATACTGCTCCTTCATGACCACTAATACCAGAGTCAAATGCTAATGAGAAAGTAATTATATATGAAAATCTAGCTGCCTAACAATATCCAAAGTTGTTTACTAAGGTAACAGTCCCACAGTAAGATCCACGATAAACATAAAATGCAGATGCTCTTTGGCTTCAGTCACTTGTTCAAGCTCTAATCAGCACTAAAACTATGCCAAAACTGAGGCTCTACACATTGCCCCCTACTACTTGTTCCAATGGTATCCACAGGACCTATATTTAGTTGTATGTCCAGTTCATGTCTAAAATTATAACAAATGCTAAGGAGTTTTATGCAAATAAGGGCAGCCAGGGAAATGAGAAAACAGACCAGAACAAAAGAGAAgtcagagaaaataatatttacatgGTAAAGCAAATGTATTCCATTTTAAAAGACCCACATGTATTAGAAATCTCTAATTACTGACATTAATGAAGTCTTCTGGAGTATCTGAAACACAGGAAAGCAAAACTACCTACAAATATAACAGGCATGACAATGCCGAACTTTGCACTCATATTTGATGTTGAAAAATTAGAATTTCTCTACTAGAAAAATACACACAATTTCGGGAAAAGTGAGCTTTAATTACAAACTTTGCTAACAGGACCCTTTGGTCAGTAAGAAAAACAGACTTGGATTTTTAAGCAGGGGGAAGTTAAAGCTTGGATtaactgcagagaaaaagatcactgaaaagcattttgtatttttgacATAGTAGGATTTGCTATTATGACTAATCAATAAAACAATCAGTATCCACCAGACTTTTATAGAAAGTCTTCTCAGGAGATCAGCTATGCTCCTGCTAATGAACTTATCAAATCATAGTATATACACTGGATTGTATTATTTAATCCTCTAAAGGAACTCCAACTAGGTTAGGATAGATTAACAAATCAACTAGAACATAAACACTGCAGCACTGTCATTATATAAAACTTTTATTAATTCGGGTAAGAAACATCAATTTCATTCACAAGGTCAAAGTTCACACTGCTCTTAGTACTAAGTGACAGATGCATCAACTAGACAAGCAAAATATACAGACCATTAAATTTGTACCTGAGAGAACTGGAACacgttttgttttgttttattttatttagaaacaaaattGTAGTGCAATCTAAAGTCAGGAATAAACCTgaaggttttgtcttttttttttatctaataTGCTTCAAAAAATTGGATTAAAACTAGATGAAAGTCGTATCTACTATTTCATACTACCTGCCAAGTATAGCATAAGTTTATGAACACACATTTTTCTAGTTGCAGCAGTATCTCTATTGAACTTATTGCTGTTCTGAATCTAAAATACTGGCAATGAACTGGAAATATATTCGAGGTCATAATGTGTACTAAAAGGAAAGTTAGAACATACATGCAACTACTACTTTGAATAACAGGGCACCATAATAAATCCAGAATGTTCTGATTTGGATCTTTAATCTAAAGATTTCATTTATTCAAAAGATAAAATGAGATTCTGCATTCTCAGCAGAAGAGAATGCATTTCCATTTCAGAAGGAAGTTTTCATCAAAAAACACAAGAGGCAGACAGACACAAACAGCACTTAGgctttgccttatttttttttttctccattgaGCAAAGACTCTCATGCTATAGTTGAAAGTACTGAAACTTCAGCACTTCTCTGAAAAGCTTGAGAATAAACAATAGAATCCTACGGAAACTTCTTATTAAATACATGCAGCATGTACAGACATATAAAATTGCTGGTTTAAAATGCTGGATATCACATTTTGATAGCTAACTGGAGTCGTGGGGCACAACAGCAATTTAATTGCTTGCTCCCTACAAATTTGGTCCTGTCAAAAACTACACATGTACTACCACAACCAGAACTGTCAAAACCTGAGGTCCTTGAGGCTTTTAAAAACTAAAGGCATTTCTGTTGTAATAGTGTGATCAGTATAAAGATAGAATAATGACATTGACTGGAAACATCCATTACAAGACTGGCAGTTTAATAACATACCTTTATCAGAAAATCTAACCTTAAGAACATTTAATAAAACAGTTGTAATATAAACTGAGGCTCCTGCTTCCCAAACTATACACCATATAGCGAAAGTAAATTActttacaaaataataattcacTGTTCTTCACAATGAACTGTATCTTCAACACCTAAAGCAATAATTCAAGAAGTCTAATGGTGTTTACAGAATTTTGTACATGCAGTATCTGTATAGTGGATTTCAAGACTTTCCAAAAGTTAAAAATGTTAAACTGTCACtgaaaattatgcaaaaattAGGATATTCAGTGCAACACTTTAAAAGGTCACATACAAATTTCTACCTATCAGCAAGAATTGTAATATGCcaatttaagaaataataaaaaaatcaattctggATCATAAGTAGGTcctatattaattttttaaatacaattcaATATCAACActgatgccttttttttttctcattactgTCTTGTAAAACCTTTTCTTTGGTTAGCTTTCACAATATCATCAGGAGATGCTGATTTGAAGTCAAATGGTGTTATGGCTATTGTAGGACCAGTTTCCTTGGGTTTTATATCTTGTACTTGTCTACTGTATAGGAAAGTTTTGTGTATCCCAACTGTGCGCCGCTTATACCCTTTTGGGGGATAATGGAGGCACAAGGTTAAAGCAAAAGCTGAAGGTCTTGCACGCAGAGCCTTTATCCATGAAAGGGACAAGTCCTGCCTTTTAAAACCATGCCCTTTTCtgagttttctgtttgttttggcaaaaccagaacatttgccttgtttttcttttacaattttCATTTCAGGACTTAAGATATTTGACTGTCCTACCACACTTTTCTCTGCAGATACATCTGCACTTTTTACAAGGACACTTAAATCAATGTTGGTTCCTTGGGAGGGCCTCAATTCAATTACATTGTGCATGGGCAAGTCCGTCCTCTGCTGAGTTTTGTCTATTTCAATAGTCTCTGCTATTAAATCTGAGAGTGATAAATTCTCAACCTCCTTTACTGGACAAACTTCAGAAAGGGCTAGAGAAGACAAAGATCCTGTTAGCTCTGGCATCCCACCTGAAGTTTGGGGTTGACTTACTAGCTGTGATAATGATGAGCTTCCCAACTTCCTATCAGCGAGACCTGCTGCTGACTGGGTGTAAAGATCAGCCAAAGAGTAACAGTGGCTAGCACTGCTTTCCTGGTGCTCCTGAAGCAAGTCAGCCAATGACGTACTTCCCGATCTTAACACTGGCAAAGCAGCCATGTCTGAAGAGAGGCTTTCTTGCTTTCTACTTTGTGCAAGTGAAGAAAAATTTTCAAGAAGTTCATTCTTTTTATGTATAGTATGACTGATTTCATTATCAAGAGCCGAGTTTCCTAAAGCACTTGCTAAACATGAAGGACTacaaaaatttgcatttctattACAATCAGaagtttttggggaaaaaagaggaatgCTGTGTTTAGGACTCGGAGAATCACAAACCACATTCTGCATCAGCAAGGATTTCAAGTCCTGTGCTTCCCTGCACTC
This genomic window contains:
- the HBS1L gene encoding HBS1-like protein isoform X1, with the protein product MSRHRNVRGYNYDEDFEDDDVYGQSVEDDYCISPSTAAQFIYSRRDKPATFGEPLEEEYGCEGTDAAADCFTPTHQLTEVDRARLNSCLDQMREVLAESIPEQAMVQAVLDTKFDVQKALDLVLSQGSKQNEKTKNKDAVILAKTTKGDLHCYPEMCVDTDSFSCAVDNFADNTNKPGFGNLTAKSDSALYSLTTNFEKSNIPSCERKGLSSSSLVLSSAFSDDLCKGSFCTPVNKQAEKQLPESANAVSLVPGSQDVYSSIGSNPLECREAQDLKSLLMQNVVCDSPSPKHSIPLFSPKTSDCNRNANFCSPSCLASALGNSALDNEISHTIHKKNELLENFSSLAQSRKQESLSSDMAALPVLRSGSTSLADLLQEHQESSASHCYSLADLYTQSAAGLADRKLGSSSLSQLVSQPQTSGGMPELTGSLSSLALSEVCPVKEVENLSLSDLIAETIEIDKTQQRTDLPMHNVIELRPSQGTNIDLSVLVKSADVSAEKSVVGQSNILSPEMKIVKEKQGKCSGFAKTNRKLRKGHGFKRQDLSLSWIKALRARPSAFALTLCLHYPPKGYKRRTVGIHKTFLYSRQVQDIKPKETGPTIAITPFDFKSASPDDIVKANQRKGFTRQ